NNNNNNNNNNNNNNNNNNNNNNNNNNNNNNNNNNNNNNNNNNNNNNNNNNNNNNNNNNNNNNNNNNNNNNNNNNNNNNNNNNNNNNNNNNNNNNNNNNNNNNNNNNNNNNNNNNNNNNNNNNNNNNNNNNNNNNNNNNNNNNNNNNNNNNNNNNNNNNNNNNNNNNNNNNNNNNNNNNNNNNNNNNNNNNNNNNNNNNNNNNNNNNNNNNNNNNNNNNNNNNNNNNNNNNNNNNNNNNNNNNNNNNNNNNNNNNNNNNNNNNNNNNNNNNNNNNNNNNNNNNNNNNNNNNNNNNNNNNNNNNNNNNNNNNNNNNNNNNNNNNNNNNNNNNNNNNNNNNNNNNNNNNNNNNNNNNNNNNNNNNNNNNNNNNNNNNNNNNNNNNNNNNNNNNNNNNNNNNNNNNNNNNNNNNNNNNNNNNNNNNNNNNNNNNNNNNNNNNNNNNNNNNNNNNNNNNNNNNNNNNNNNNNNNNNNNNNNNNNNNNNNNNNNNNNNNNNNNNNNNNNNNNNNNNNNNNNNNNNNNNNNNNNNNNNNNNNNNNNNNNNNNNNNNNNNNNNNNNNNNNNNNNNNNNNNNNNNNNNNNNNNNNNNNNNNNNNNNNNNNNNNNNNNNNNNNNNNNNNNNNNNNNNNNNNNNNNNNNNNNNNNNNNNNNNNNNNGTATAGACTTTCGTAAAAAGGAAGTGATAATTTCACCACTATCGGGACCCAACTTTAAGTTTAAGGGTACATGCATTGAGACTACCCAAAGGTAGTCTCAATGATGAGCTAACTGACTAGTTCAACCAGGGGGTTTGGCGATATTAGCATGTGTTATAGATgtaagagaaaaggaaaagaaccTAGACACTATACTAGTAGTGAACgaatttctaaaagtttttcGCAAGACCTACCAGGAATACTCCCTTCCCAAGCGGTAGAATTTGTCATAGAACTCGAGCCTGAAACTGGGCCTATTTCCAAAGCACTCTATCGCATGGCGGCAACAGAGTTGAAAGAATTGAAGGCACAGTTACAAGACCTACTGGATAAAGGCTTCATCTGACCTTGCGTATCCCCTTGGGGTGCGCCGGTGTTGTTTGTAAAAAAGAAGGATGGATCGATGCGCTGTGCATCGATTACGGAGAACTAAATAAGAGGACAATAAAGAACAAGTACCTCCTCCCTCACATAGAAGACCTATTTGACCAACCTAAGGAGGCGACGGTATTCTACAAGATAGACCTTCGGTCAGGGTACCATCAAATCAAGATTAAAGAAGGGGATGTACCAAAAACGGTGTTTAGAACAAGATACGGTCTTTACAAGTTTGTGGTGATGTCGTTTGGCCTCACTAATGCTCCAACTGTATTTATGGAATTAATGAATTGAGTGTTCAAGGACTGTCTAGACACGTTCGTTATTGTGTTCATAGACGGCATCCTAGTATACTCGAAAATGGACCAAGAACACCTCTGAGTTTGTGGGGATGTCGTTTGGCCTCACCAACGCTCCAACTGTGTTTATGGAATTAATGAACTGAGTGTTCAAGGACTGTCTAGACACTTTGTTATTGTGTTCATAGATGACATCCTAGAATACTTGAAAATGGACCAAGAACACCTCCGAAAAGTCCTAACAACCCTAggagagaacaagttgtatgtCAAGTTCTCCCAATAATGTATGAACTTTATtgtgatataatataattataatgtctactatgttttaaattctctttattttattttattttatttcgcaAAAAATTTGCCCGTCCTTTTTAGAGTCGAGTACCGATCTTTACATAACAAATGTGTCAAGAAGCACGTCCTTACAGACTTATTAAGCTGAATTTGTTCCTCAAAATTGAGCTTATATAGAGCTTTACAACAGGGTCATTTTACCCCTTTAGCTTAACCTCAATATTTAGAGAAATTCTCATGAAGAAGCGGAGGGCAAAGAAGGTCTAGATCGAGCTAATAAAATGAGTGAAGATTTGGATATTTTTTCGATTAAGAGAATTTGGAAGCcaaacttttatatttatttatttatttttatatttagttcatacttatattttattatatctgAAACAAAAAGGGTTTAAAACTTAACCATCTTGCCCGTAAACAAAAGgtctattatttattgtttcatACTAGTACATTCTTTCATATTTGATTATAACACAAACTCTCCTTCCTCAACATCAAAATAAGTGTACTTTGAGtttgagaaagagagattgtGTACACCAAGACTATTTTGATCATGAGCAACCACATCCCTTTGCTCCAATCCGAACACCTTTCACGAGCAGCCCTCTCTTCCAATGCCCTCCATgttcaaaaaaggaaaactcgATCTCGCCACTACTTCCACAGCCAGGGTTACCTACCTTGTACTCAACAACAATCTCAAACCACTGGTTTCGTGGCTTCCCCGACAGGCATTCCTGGCGCACTATCTTGCTCCCATCTGGCTTCTTCAATTCAATGTTCAGAGGAGCATCCCAGCCAGAGGCTCTATCATTTAGTTGTACCTGAAGTGCTACTTCATACACAATATTTGGTGAGAGCATAGACTCATTGATCTTTCCACGAATGTTCAGCCAAGATACTTCAATAAGTTCTGCAACTTCGCTATTGCCACTGCAAGTTTTTAGACGCCCGAGTGAGTGATCAAGAAATCaactttttatcattttttttcgttgagaaattagttaaaaattatacCAGGATCCCCATTTCCAGTATCTTTTATCTTCAATCCAGGCGATTGAGAGAGCTCTCGCAAATATAAAGTACCAATGGCTGTTTAACTTCTTATCAAAGATGTACTTCTgcgtaaaaagaaaagaaagcaaatattttgatttaatatgtttatgatatacAAAGGTgaagttgaaattaatatatatatatatatagttgcaCTTACTATAGCTCCCTTGTTCAAGAGGATCCCAGCAACAAGTTGGTCATAAAGCTTAACGAAGGAGGGATAGTGCAGCGCTACGTCAGCATTCTTCAAAATAACATCCAAGCAATGACCAAGCTTCACTTCTCCTCCTAATTTCTCTCTCGCTTCCCTCTCTTTGTTGTCCATTATGGTGCCTTCTTTTTTATGAACTGAATTGAGATATGAGTTGAAGTGAGATATGAGTTAAAGTGAGAGGGAAGAAGGGATATATATAACCCCTTCTTTGGTACAATATTTTGAAGATAAGCCATGcatatttgttattttcactttttttttcatgcacGTATCTATCTAGACCTATTTATactatttcattcaaaagtgAAGGCTTTTTTACCTTCCATAATAATCTATCTTCTTTTCAGAAATCAACGTCACTTTTTGATatattcctttcattttcttttgttgatcaaaatagtaatttttattattgttatgaatatattaaattaaatgctaGGTTgaaaatactaataaattaatactctatttgttaaatttattcactttaatttaggaaataatGTATGGTAGGAAGTCCCGATAATCTATTATTCGACTAATTGTTcgtattatttataattagttaaaattatatgtttaatcatataattaatttaattgtagTTGTTTCCTAAATTTATGTTACATTAGACAGtgtatctaattttttataaaaaaaaaaagggttagtctccaaccaaaaataaaagtaatttttgtttgtaaatctttttaattacttCTTGCTTGGGTGGTTGTCGCCCTATATGCTACTTTGGTTGTGCTATAACTAGATGGATGTTCTTGTAATGGCTCAACCTGCTTTTTCGACCACCAACACTCTATTTTAACCTTACAGTCATATAAAGGTTTCAAAGGATTTTACTACGGtatgaaaatgaattaatcaaatggttattttaattattttatttttatataaatctaagaataaattataaaataaaaagtccacaaattaaatttagaatatgaaCTATTTATGCCTTAAAAGGAAGGTTCGagtgtttatattattttccatttatgatgcagtaaaagagatggaaagacattttaattcttttaaaagatatattttacttttcatttatatttgtgttttgaaataaaaaattacaaatattttaattatttataaatacaaaaaaaaacactttattccattttatttttttaagattactTTCAAATAATACTTTAAGCGATTATATCTCATTTTTGTAtgaaacattaattaaatataatattttgttcgttaataaattataaaatatatattaaataaaaaatctatttgacatacgaaaaagataaaattagaaccgttattttgttgaaagttataatttttctaGAATTATTTATTCGTCGATATTGTACATTaatcacatttatttattcatattcgAACACTTAAGTTTTATTTAGACTATTCATTTTTANcttttttttttttttttttttgataatgtGATGTTTGATACTTTTATGAAAGTTAAATAGAAAGATCTCGttttttaaagtatatttaatataaagaataaattaaataaatgtgatGATGTGTCGAATGAGTGTATGATCTTTATTTGGAATTATctcaaaagaatattttggaGATATTATTGACGATGAATGCTTTATTCGTATAGTATAAAGTATTAGAATCagctttaattttatattgaattaaactaaacaaaaaggTTACGTAATCTTACAATAAATATCGAAAAAAATTTggtcaatttttaatttactagCTTCAACAAAAGGTTACGTATctttaataaattagaaaaaaatatttagagagAATTATTAATACAAATAAGGTTTGACTCATccaaaaatcttatttaaaacGATCCgatcaaataatatatttgaatatctaatttattaagatataataatttatttaaattatatttctatgtcatatttaattaatttaaatattattggagctttaaatatatatatatattaaatatatttttcttgttttatatttaatatatctaaaatattaaataaagaattcaaattaaatatttttttcctttttgtatttgaaatatctaatatattaaatattaataaacacttcaaattaaatatattttattccttatatttaatatatctaatatattaattaataattaaaaaaattcgagAACTTATTTCAATCATCGTAGGAATGGAAGctagtaaattaaaaattggctAGAACTTCTCCCATATTTGTTTAAGTAAcctttttgtttagtttaattctaaataaaattaaagcagATCTAATGCTTATACTATGCGAATAAAGCGTTCATCTCACTAATATCATCGAAATATTCTTTTGAGATCTTTCCAAATAAAGTTCATATATTCATTCAACACATCatcacatttatttaatttattttttatattaaataagatCTGTCTATTTAACTTTCATAAATTAGAAAGTATCAAACGtcacattataaaaaaatagagacaatttttataaattttaagactaaatttattaaaaatagatatCATTAACAATCAATAgtgtaaataaaattaagtcttccaatatgaataaataaatgtgattAATGCACAATACGTACTCATAAATAACTCTAGAAAAAATCGTTTTAGTTTTACGTTTTCGTATGTCAAATAGactttttttctaatatatattttataatttattaacgaatgaaatattatatttaaacaatgtttcatACAAAAATGAGATATAATTGCCTAAAGTATTATTTGAAAgtactcttaaaatttttttttgttcatgcacCATTAATGAACTTTGTAATTCATCAATAGACATGTTATTAGTATCTTTGGATTCCTCGATGGATACTACAACATAAGTAAATTTTTCAATCACGGTATGCAaaaatttttctataattttcttGTCTGGCATATCTTCTTCATCGCTTCTCATATTGTTGGAGATTATCATTACTCTTGCAAAACAATCTGTGATACTTTCATCCTTCTTCATCTCTaggatctcaaattctctccttaatgcattaaaaactatttattcaCTTTTTGGTTTCTACCAAATTTAAGCTTCATTGAGTCTCAAACAATCTTGGTTGTGCGACGATTCAAGATTTGTTCAAAGATAGTACGATCAACTGCCTGGAAGAGGTAATGCTTTACTTTGTGATCTTTGAGTCTAGCATCATCAAGGTGGCCGTTTTGTGCCTCGGTCAACATTGTTCCTTCCTCTTGTTCTGAAAACCAATTTCTACCACATTTCAAAGACCCTTTGTTGAGCAAATCTTCCTTCATCTCACTCGAatgatcatagtgaccatcAAAGCGAGGGATCTTCGTTAAAGTTTTATCTTCACTCATACTCTCCTTCTATTTGATCACTCAAATTCACTCCAATGATCACAGTGACCATTGAAGCGAGAGATCTTTGTTAAAGTTTTATTTCACTCAGAATCTACCTATTTAATCACTCAAAAATTGCAACTTAATACCAATGGTTAGGTTTTGACACAAGAAGAACTAAGCCCGAAACATAAACCATTGAAGTTTGGAGTGATGATATTATTGACAAATAGCCATATAAATAGAACTAACAACCATAAACAAATCTAATCACCGGTTACGTTTAATATACATATgtattagaataaaaatagcAAAATAAAGGGAACAATAATTTTGTCATAGATTGACAAACTATGCAGAAGAAGCagtaaatgaagaaaaagaggatAAAAGACAATAGTATGGTGTGACAACAAGAATATATTNCCCTCCCCTAAAATAGTTCTCTCATCGAGTATCAataattcatcaaacaaaatagaaaccgaaagaaaatattttctggAGGAAAAAAATGCTTATGATGGAGAGATGGTTAGACAATAATGATAACGGAGAGATGGTTAGACAATAATGATGACGGAGAGATGGTTAGATAATGGAGAGATCATAAGAAGGCAGATGATGGAGAGATGGTtagataatggagagatggttAGATAATGGAGAGATCAGAAGAAGGCAGATGATGGAGAGATCAATAATGGAGAGATCAGAAGAAGGCAGATGATGGAGAGATGGTAGGCAGATAAAGGAAGAAAGATGTCATTTGGAAAGGTTAGTAGTcaaatttacctttttcttttaggaaGGATGttagcaattatttagatttgagTTAGAACTTTAGAAATTATCAGTTTctgaattataaattatctATCCTATGAAAGTCTggtcagaaaaaaaaaagaagaatagatagataaaaaagagaggaagatagggaaaaggaagatctggaaaacatattcaaacaaaaaaaaaaagatttggaaaaccggataaaaaaagaaagagagacgggaaagaagaagataaaaacaatACATAAAAGAGGGGAAGATTAGATTTGGAAatataaaagcaaaaaaaatatatatatatgggaataaaataaactgCTAAGCAGAATTAAACAATTTAGAGAATTAAACGATTTAGATTTAGATATGGGGTAGAATTAAACTCTCTGTAagaaactattaaaataattatagaattaaactcATCAAACAAACGGATTAAAAGAGTTAGATTTAGATATGAAGTAGAATTAAACTCTTAAAGAATTCTAGAATTAAACTCATTCAAGAAACCGATTAAAAGAGTTAGATTTAAATTGCTTAAAATGAGATAGGGAGGTAGAATTGACTGCTTAAAACAATTagagttaaaaagaaaaaaagaaaaaaaacaaaaaaaaaaacaaaagagaaattttaagaaagaaaaaaaaatgagaacaGTTTGAAAATGACAAGTACTGTTCAGATGGTGTACTGTAAACagaattgaaatataatatagaGTGAGAGAATGAGGATGGaagatatgagaaattattatatttgtatatatagGATATAACATTAAATGTTGAACTATCCAAGCcgcttgaaatattaataatattgacatatctttaatttaagttttaagttttattattttatataatttagaaacaatgaaaacatggaactcgatttttattgaggtcgtttagagccgtatttcacactgttagttggattattaattaaaatgtgaaatactaacaaaaggtgaCGAACGATGCGATATGAATCAAACCTTGGCAACATTTGGTGTAGTTCTCGAGGAATGGGAgcttacattaaataaattagggaatacttcggctaaggccaaccaggtaagtggtcttactataggataggctaaaaacttgtatgagttatgatgatgtatgaactatgtcgtacgatgcgacttatgagttatgatgatgtgtgggttacgatacttgatgatgtgcgcagtatatatatattttgatgaatgacgtacttgatatgtttgatgcactttgtggcaatatgatgagtatgatgattgtgtgacgtttaccttaatatgatgatgttttccatattgagcatgatatatgatgatgagtgccatattgcatcatgtcgttagatcgacataggacacaaccctaagagcgtgaaaatgatattaatataaatatccacgagtatgtgttacctagagtaacaaagagatgagactagagggttttGTCAGAAGAGAcgttatgatggatttagagggaccttaTGCATAtggtatgttcataagcatagggctacttcccctagagatgatgagtgcggacgcgcaccttatgatgagcgcgaatgcgcacaggtgcgaaagcacacagatgagggtgttcatgaggcgcatgacactatggggttccgctgacctccggacgtcgctacagattagcttgaccagagggtccagggggtgtgcgagcgccctggggattcatactcgcacgtgtgagtcgtgtgtagggaagtactacacatccaatttgtccgagactggaggccacccctaagatgattagagataggtccctaaatcatgattgcatgtgtttgcatttgcatgacccctatagtggggccacctactaagtattctttgaaatactcaggccgtgtgccacatcatttttcaggtaaaggcaaggcgcacttgtacggaggacggcggcatcgcgagcagagattgtggcacgtgcataggatagattcatatttaaattcttagttttaagttagaatagggtGTTTTGCattccattgttttaaattaccctgtatttttttttattttctctaaaatttagtattttgtatttaaacacgtaagactatgactgtgttttccagagaagaagttgttttaaacgtttttcaATGTTTacattataaatgatgttcatgtaagagttatatttccgcaatatagatgagcatgagacgttagtggcgactatagatatgtgaaaatttagggtcgttacacaaccaatttataaaaatatttaaactaaatacctaaaaaatagttagacataatcaaattcttctcaCACAAGCAACCAAGGTTTTGGAGAGAATTTGATCCTTGTGATCGTTGGACGAGTTGAAGCtagtaaatgaaaaatttggcCAGAACTTTTTCCATATTTCTGGTAAGTTTCAGTAACTTCTTGGTTTagtttaattctaaataaaattaaagttgatCCTAATGTTTATACCACGCGAATAAAGCATTCATTCTCAacaatatctttaaaatattatgttgACATCTTTCCGAATAAATACTCATTCAACACATCAtcctaattatttaatttattttttatattaaatatactttttagAAAGTATCAAAAATCACCATagtcaatttttataaattttaagtctaaatttattaaaaatagatagctttaaaaattaatagtcTTCCAATATGAATGAATAAATGTGATTAATGCACAATATCAACTCATAATaactttagaaaaaatttataactttcgacaaaaagaaaaacggttctagtttttataatttattaacgAACAAAATAGTATATTTAAACAACGTTtcatacaaaaatgaaatataattgcatcaaatattatttttaaagaatggAATAAAGTGccctatttaattatatataaataatttaagtatatattattttctagtaaacatttgttaattatttttcaatttttattttttaaaagaagtaaaatgtcttttcatttcttttactcaattttaaacggaaaataatacaaagggcttttaattttttataatttattcttaattttatataaaaaaataaatttcataaaatttttaattaaaggaaTATATCAAAAAGTGAAGTTGATTTCTCAAAAGAGGATAGATTATTATGGAAGTTAAAAAAGTCCTTATGATCCgagcatcattcttaacactTATGCTTCAAGCAGTGCAGTCTAAAAACTTACATGTAAGGCTTCTAACGTTTCAAACGATGTAGTCTAATCATGTATCCATGGCTTGCCTACAACCTCAATACCTATGTCCAAGGTTTCATACGTTCCATGCGGCATAGTCTGAACACCTATGCTCAAGACTTCATATGTTCCAACCAGTATAGTCTGAAAACTTACATATCTAAGACTTATTACATTCCatctcgagaccatgacacatgcatagggtattatatattttcttagaTACGTTAGAATATGGTGTTTACATTTCATGTTTATTTATCTCATTTAATATTtcgttgtgtcgttttaaaaatattttcgaaCAAGTAAGTCCATGTCAgtattttaagatgaagtttatgttttatgataaagtttaaACACTTATTGCTGCACAAAATGactatgttatgatgatggtagcgactttaggtaagtagaaatctagagTCGTTACAAACGGACTTTTGACCGAACTGTAATTACAAACAACTCGTGAAGAATCGCTTATCTATAATGAATATATTAATGGACATAACATGCTCTACTGTGTGtataaaattgattgattgatcGAAGAGTTTACTTAATTAACTTTGTTTTATGAGAGCTTATAATCTATAGGTGTATAAAATCTATTTACTAACTCATAATAACGCTATaaagaatcaaattcaatcGTTGGAAGAGTTgaagttaataaataaaaaattagctACAACTTTTTCGATATTTATTGTAAGGTTATGtaactttttttgtttagtttattctaaataaaatcaaagctGATCCTAATACTTATACTATACGAATAAAGCATTCATCGTCAACAATATCtccaaaatattcttttgagATAATTCCAAATAAAGATCATACACTCATTCGAcacatcatttatttaatttattctttatattaaatatacttTAATAAACGAGATCTTTCTATTTAACTTTCATAAAAGTATCAAACATCAcaatatcaaaaaaaaaaaaaaaaaaaaNTTTATAAATTTaagactaaatttattaaaaatagatatCCTTAAAAATCGATAGTCTAAATAAAACTTGAGTGTtcgaatataaataaataaacgtgaTTAATGTACAATATCGACGAATAAATAATTCtagaaaaattataactttcaacaaaataacggttttagttttatcTTTTTCGTATGtcaaatagattttttatttaatatatattttataatttattaacgaacaaaatattatatttaattaatgtttcaTACAAAAATGAGATATAATCGCTTAAAGTATTATTTGAAagtaatcttaaaaaaataaaatggaataaagtgtttttttttgtatttataaataattaaaatatttgtaattttttatttcaaaacacaaatataaatgaaaagtaaaatatatcttttaaaagaattaaaatgtctttccattttttttactgcATCATAAAcggaaaataatataaacactCGAACCTTCCTTTTAAGGCATAAATAGttcatattctaaattaaattggtggactttttattttttataatttattcttagatttatgtaaaaataaatttcatagaCAAAATGCATCCACccatacaaaataattaaaataaccatttgattaattcattttcagaCCGTAGTAAAATCCTTCGAAACCTTTATATGACTGTAAGGTTAAAATAGAGTGTTGGTGGTCGAAAAAGTAAGTTGAGCAATTGCAAGAACATCCATCTAGTTATAGCACAACAAAAGTAGCATATACGACGACAACTACGAGAGactaacaatttttttaaaaaaattagatacacaatttaatatatttttaacaatattaaGAATTAGTTATGTATCGGTGAATCAATTACgattatcataaataaataataaaaaa
This genomic interval from Cucurbita pepo subsp. pepo cultivar mu-cu-16 chromosome LG20, ASM280686v2, whole genome shotgun sequence contains the following:
- the LOC111782466 gene encoding lectin-like; translation: MDNKEREAREKLGGEVKLGHCLDVILKNADVALHYPSFVKLYDQLVAGILLNKGAIKYIFDKKLNSHWYFIFARALSIAWIEDKRYWKWGSCGNSEVAELIEVSWLNIRGKINESMLSPNIVYEVALQVQLNDRASGWDAPLNIELKKPDGSKIVRQECLSGKPRNQWFEIVVEYKVGNPGCGSSGEIEFSFFEHGGHWKRGLLVKGVRIGAKGCGCS